A portion of the Microbaculum marinisediminis genome contains these proteins:
- a CDS encoding DUF4864 domain-containing protein has protein sequence MTRFVSRVLFAGLFVAWLAGPVSAPAQESGEDVSAIQDVIAAQIAAFRAGDGSRAYSFASPGIQRIFPSPGVFMRMVEQGYEPVFRPRSFAFMDNQMVGPDDALQFVDVVGPDGAAWIAAYTLRRQPDGTWKITGCQLKPGVGA, from the coding sequence ATGACCCGATTCGTCAGTCGCGTGCTCTTCGCGGGCCTGTTCGTCGCTTGGCTCGCCGGCCCCGTCTCCGCCCCCGCCCAGGAATCGGGAGAGGACGTGTCGGCCATCCAGGACGTGATCGCCGCGCAGATCGCCGCATTCCGGGCGGGCGACGGCAGCCGCGCGTATTCCTTCGCCTCGCCCGGCATCCAGCGCATCTTCCCCTCGCCCGGCGTATTCATGCGCATGGTCGAGCAGGGATACGAGCCGGTGTTCCGGCCGCGATCCTTCGCGTTCATGGACAACCAGATGGTGGGCCCGGACGACGCTCTGCAGTTCGTCGACGTCGTCGGGCCGGACGGCGCGGCATGGATCGCCGCCTACACGTTGCGCAGACAGCCGGATGGAACCTGGAAGATCACCGGCTGCCAACTCAAGCCGGGCGTCGGCGCCTGA